In a genomic window of Ignavibacteriales bacterium:
- a CDS encoding response regulator: MKRILVIDDDGICRRTVTALLEQSGYVVMQAVNGEDGVELALQNPPDLVVSDVVMPKLDGLGVLDKFKTDPKMRSIPFIFMTGMSEKEAAKRGISLDAGNVLKKPFALAEFLAKVKECLEMR; the protein is encoded by the coding sequence ATGAAGCGGATCCTCGTAATTGATGATGACGGAATCTGTCGCCGCACCGTGACGGCTTTGCTGGAACAATCGGGATATGTCGTAATGCAGGCGGTCAACGGAGAAGATGGGGTGGAGTTGGCACTTCAGAATCCTCCAGACCTGGTTGTCTCCGACGTCGTCATGCCAAAACTGGACGGACTGGGAGTGTTGGACAAGTTCAAGACCGATCCGAAAATGCGTTCCATTCCGTTCATTTTCATGACCGGTATGTCCGAAAAGGAGGCAGCAAAACGAGGTATCTCGCTCGATGCCGGGAATGTTCTTAAGAAACCCTTTGCCCTTGCAGAATTTCTTGCCAAGGTCAAAGAATGTCTCGAGATGCGATGA
- the ilvD gene encoding dihydroxy-acid dehydratase, which produces MRSDMIKKGVERTPNRAMLRAVGFGDGDFAKPIIGVANGYSNLTPCNVGLNDLADRAMDALRAVNTMPQMFGTITVSDGISMGTEGMKFSLVSREVIADSIETVCNAQAMDGLLAIGGCDKNMPGAMIAIARLNIPAIFVYGGTIKPGHLNGKDLTIVSAFEAVGQYSAQKITEQEVQEIERHACPGAGSCGGMFTANTMSSAIEAMGMSLMYSSTMAAEDFEKSDSTAKSAQVLALAVQKQILPRQLLTRQAFENAIAVVMAIGGSTNAVLHLLAIAHAAEVPLTIDDFETIRARVPVLCDLKPSGRYVATELHQAGGIPQVMKILLAHDVLHGDAMTITGQTIAESLAGIPPAPRTDQQVIRPWNNPVYSHGHLAILKGNLAAEGAVAKITGVKNPKITGPARVFESEENCLQAVLAGKIRAGDVLVIRYEGPRGGPGMREMLAPTSAIIGAGLGDAVGLITDGRFSGGTYGMVVGHVAPEAAVGGTIALVQEGDSITIDAERRLLQLNVSDPELASRRASWKPQPQRYHRGVLAKYAALVSSSSVGAVTDLHLVNRKSH; this is translated from the coding sequence ATGCGCAGTGATATGATAAAAAAAGGGGTGGAACGGACTCCCAACCGCGCAATGCTTCGCGCTGTGGGGTTCGGAGACGGAGACTTCGCGAAGCCGATCATTGGTGTTGCAAATGGCTACAGCAACTTGACCCCTTGTAACGTCGGTCTGAATGACCTGGCTGACCGCGCGATGGACGCACTCCGGGCCGTCAACACGATGCCTCAAATGTTCGGTACGATCACTGTCAGCGACGGCATATCGATGGGCACGGAGGGGATGAAGTTCTCGCTCGTCTCCAGGGAAGTCATCGCCGATTCGATTGAGACGGTCTGCAACGCCCAGGCAATGGACGGACTGCTGGCGATCGGCGGCTGTGACAAGAACATGCCCGGTGCGATGATCGCAATCGCCCGTCTTAACATTCCTGCGATTTTCGTTTACGGCGGAACCATCAAGCCGGGTCACCTGAACGGCAAAGATCTTACCATCGTGAGCGCCTTTGAAGCCGTCGGCCAGTACAGCGCACAGAAGATTACCGAGCAGGAAGTGCAGGAGATCGAACGACACGCATGTCCGGGTGCTGGATCGTGTGGCGGCATGTTCACGGCCAATACGATGTCTTCTGCGATCGAGGCGATGGGCATGAGCCTGATGTACTCATCGACGATGGCCGCGGAGGATTTTGAAAAATCCGACAGTACTGCAAAATCTGCCCAGGTCCTCGCTCTCGCGGTTCAGAAACAGATCCTTCCACGCCAGCTTCTCACCCGACAAGCTTTCGAAAACGCGATCGCCGTCGTCATGGCGATCGGGGGCTCCACGAACGCGGTATTGCATCTCCTGGCCATTGCGCACGCAGCGGAGGTGCCACTCACCATCGATGACTTTGAGACTATCCGCGCTCGTGTCCCGGTTCTCTGCGATCTCAAACCATCCGGCAGGTACGTCGCGACGGAGTTGCATCAGGCCGGTGGAATTCCTCAGGTCATGAAAATCCTCCTGGCCCATGACGTTCTGCACGGTGACGCGATGACGATCACCGGCCAGACAATCGCTGAATCCCTTGCAGGGATCCCGCCTGCGCCTCGCACTGACCAGCAAGTCATCCGGCCATGGAATAATCCGGTCTACTCTCACGGTCACCTGGCGATACTGAAGGGAAACCTGGCTGCTGAGGGAGCTGTCGCGAAGATTACCGGTGTGAAGAATCCGAAGATCACTGGCCCCGCGCGCGTGTTCGAGTCAGAAGAAAATTGTTTGCAGGCGGTGCTCGCCGGGAAGATCAGGGCTGGCGATGTGTTGGTCATTCGGTACGAAGGCCCGCGGGGTGGACCCGGAATGCGCGAGATGCTCGCTCCCACGTCGGCGATCATTGGTGCCGGACTTGGTGATGCAGTCGGCCTCATTACAGACGGACGGTTTTCCGGCGGGACATATGGAATGGTGGTTGGCCACGTGGCGCCTGAGGCAGCGGTGGGCGGAACGATCGCGCTTGTGCAGGAAGGTGACAGCATTACAATCGACGCCGAGAGACGATTGCTGCAGCTTAACGTCTCTGACCCTGAACTTGCCTCACGCAGAGCATCGTGGAAACCGCAGCCGCAACGGTATCATCGGGGGGTGCTGGCTAAATATGCAGCCCTCGTTTCTAGCAGCAGCGTAGGCGCAGTGACGGATCTTCACTTAGTTAATAGAAAATCTCATTGA